The following are encoded in a window of Terriglobales bacterium genomic DNA:
- the kdpF gene encoding K(+)-transporting ATPase subunit F, whose protein sequence is MSLESIIMLVISILMTVYLFYALLRPEKF, encoded by the coding sequence ATGAGTTTGGAATCCATCATCATGCTGGTTATCAGCATACTTATGACCGTGTACCTGTTTTACGCATTGCTGCGTCCGGAGAAGTTCTGA